The Desmodus rotundus isolate HL8 chromosome 2, HLdesRot8A.1, whole genome shotgun sequence region tgtttgtCTTTGCCAGCAAGATTTTTTCTTTGctatattttgttatttgtatttttgatcttttcttttccacttaaagcctataacatttcttgtaatactggtttagtggtgaaCTCCTTTTAGCTGTTGTTTGAGACAATCTTTATCTCTCACCTCTAACTactagccttgctgggtagagtaatcttggttgtaaatCTTTGCTTTTTGTCACTTTCAATATCTTATGCtaatcccttctggtctgcaaagttcctgttgagaaatcagctggcatcATGATGAGAGCTCCTTCCTACacaactacttttctcttgctcattttaagattctttctcgtttataacctttggcattttaattatgatgtgtcctggtgcgCACTTCTTTGTGTTCAACTTATTTGGAATGTTACGCACTTTCTGGACTTATATAGCTATTTCTTTGCCAGGTTAAGGAGGTTTACAGTCAGTATTTCTTCAGAAaggtttttaattccttgctctctctctcctccttctgaaaCCCTTATGAtgcatcctctttttttttcatttttgtagctTCCAGTTGGGAGTTTTCCATTACCTGGGCTTCCAGATACTGAGTCAATTCTCCAGTTTATCTAGTTGCCCTTGTTCCCTTCTGGTGTATTCTTGATTTcggttattttataatttatttctgatTGATTATCTTTGTTATCTAACTTATTTTACGTGTGGGTTTTCACTCTGtggaagttctcactgagttcatccaCTCTTTCCCCAATTTTATTGAACATCTGTAACCATTGTCACAAGCTCTGTATCTagcagattgcttgtctccattttgtttagtactttttctggagctttgtcctgtactttcatttggggcatgtttctttgtcttctcattttggtgACTCCGTGTCTTTATTCCTGTGTATTAGGTGGATCTATTACATGTCCAGTACTGATAGAATGACCTTATGGAGAAGGTGTCCTGTAGAgctcagtggcacagtctccctggtcacctgatcTGGGTGCTCCAGGGCTGTCACCTGTGTGTGCCCTCCTTTTGTACTTGGGCCTCGATTGTTGTCTATATGTCAGTGGGTCAGGCTAACTCTCAGGCAAACTGGCTGACTACCATAGATGAGCTGTTGTGCAAGGACTGACCCCATGGAGTGGGAGTCACTTTAGCAGGGCCTCTGGTGTATCTGGTGTGTCCAGTCTGCTCTCTTGGTGTATCTATTGTGAGGTTCACTGGGTGGGGCTCAGATGGAATCTGAAGCCTACCCTTGCATTTGTTGGGTCTGGAGCCTCTCAGGAGGAGCTCTGGTGTAGACCAAGGCTGGTTGCCACTTGTGTTGGACTTGGTGGTGCTTGGAAGAAGTTATGCCAGAAACAGAAGCTGGCTGTGACTTGTGCTGGACTTGAGACCTTTCAGTGGATGCAATGATGCAATCTGAGGCCTGTTGTcatttgtgctgggcttgcagCTGCTTAGTTGGAGCTATGTTACAGGCCAAGACTGGCTCCACTTATGCCAGGTTTGGGGTCACCTGATAGGAGTTATAATGCAAATTGAGACTGATCATCACTTCTGCTAGCTTATGACCACTTGGCAGGAGTTAAAATGTAAGCAAAGGCCTTTTGCTGCTTGTGAGGGATTTTTAGACCTTTGAGAGAGTCTGTAGCATGAGCCTAGAGCAACCACTTCCATGGAATTtaaggacttttaaaataaaagtcttcaGCACATGACCAGGGGGTCCACCACTCATGTGGAGTTTGCAGTCCTTTGCGTGTGTctacagcatgagccaagataagcCGTTCCTATGGAGGACCTTCTGGAAGAGGCTCAGGCCAGGCAAGGGAACTCAATTggatggggtctcagggaatcactaggTTAGGGTTGAACTATGTTTGCTAGGTTAATGGAGAGCATGGATTTGGGCAACCATTCTATGCTGGGCCAGCTGCTGGGAGGAGAATTCACAAAGGAACAATGGTCCTGCTagtgattctgttcctggagAGAATAAATACCCCAAGCCTTGCACCTCCAGCTCTAACCCAGAATTTAGTCAATTTAGCTCTTCTCCATATATTCCTAGCACTTTTTGAGTGGCTGCCTCTGTGCAGGAACTTAAAGTAAATGATTTATTCCACTGGCCCTTTAAAAGCAGCATTTCTCAGCCCCCCTCAGACTTTTGTCTCTCTGGGATGCAATCACCACTGGTGTTTAAAGCCAGATGTCATGGTGACTCCTCTTCCCAGCCCTGAACTTGGGAGCCCAGACTGGAGCTTtaactgagatatccctcctgtgTCTTACTCACCACGTGCAGGTGTGGGACCTGACctttctgcctccccacccctcctccctgtctcGATATGACTTCTTCGTATCATTAGTTATAGGAATTCTGTTTAGACAGTCTTCAGGTGTTCTCAGTGGTGGtggttctataatttagctgtacatcaaaattctataattttaatgTGATTGTGGAAGGAGGCAATCTCAGAGTTTACCTACTCTCTTACTCTGCCATCCTGactgaaagttaaaaaagaagaagttatgcctcaaaaaaataagaatttttacaaagctataatatttagggtttttttccacAGGTGATTTTTGACAAAAACCATATaatatttctccctcttttttgtcTCCCCCTAGCCTACTCTACTGAACTCATTTTGTGCACTAACTCAATCGATGTCGGGGCATCCAATTTGCTAGAGCAAATCTAGCAATAGATTGAAGCCAGGTTGCTGCTATTTCTGTCATCATCTCAGACTGAAGATCTCACTGTGGTTGATGCTCCCAGACTTTCAAATCCCTCTTTGATACAGCTCAGTAGTGCCTAAAGTCCTGcctgctgttttaatttttttttaattgagacatAATTGATATGTAACATTACATTcgtgtcaggtgtacaacacaatcGTTCCATACATGTAGATATTGTGGGTTGATCTCCATAATGTCTAGTTAActcccatcacctcacatagttaactCTTTTCATAGGATGAGAACTTTTCAGGTTTACTATCTTAGGAACTTCAAATatacaatgcagtattattaattatagtcaccGTGCTGTACGTTATATCCTCAGAATTTGTGTATCTTTTAACTGGGAgtttgtgtctcttcctctttctcacacAAAGTTTTAAAAACGTCACCATTAAAACTAACTTGACATTTTTTTCATGCCACTGAAAGACATTATAcatattgtgaaaatatttataatataacgTTAGTTTATATAGATTTGTTTATCTTAATATTgcttaaactaataaaataaaattttctctttctggtgttTTGAAAGTCTTTGCCTTACAAAATGTTATCATGTGTTTTCCAGGTGCAGAATGAtcttgaaataaaacataaaatcaagGCACAAGCTTTACTTTATCCTACCTTACAGATAATTGATTCTTATTTGCCATCTCTCAGAGAAAGTGAGAACGGCATCATTATCACACGGGAAATAGCCATAAAACTCTTGAGTTTATATCTCAGTGAGGATGAAACATTGCCCGAGGCAATGAGAAGAAACCAATATATGCCTGTGGAATCAAGACATTTGTTCAAGTTTGTTAACTGGAGCATTCTCTTACCCAAGAAATATAGGAAGGACCATGTTTATACTGAGCCAATTCTTGGAAGAACTAATTATTCATTGCCAGCACTTACAGATGTCAGAGTATCGCCCTTGTTGGCCAGTGATTCCCAGCTACAGAATTTGCCATTGACCTATGTTCTCACTTGTCAATATGATATTTTGAGAGATGACGGGCTTATGTATGTGTCAAGACTTCAAAATGTTGGAGTTCAAGTTACTCACGACCATATTGAGGATGGATTCCATGGAGCTTTATCATATATGACACCACCCCTGTATTTACATCTAAGTGCCAGGATAAGAGATATGTATATTGGTTGGCTggataataatttataaatatttataaaatatatatgaccaTCACTTAGTTGGTTGTAATTAGTGATATTTTGTAGTCATAGTGCAAAGAACAATGTCATTTTTGTTGTCTAAATCTAGATTTGAATCAGTTGTAATAATACTGCTTATCCTTGAACTAGTAAATTTTTTGACTCACAAAACCTGCATATGTCAAATGTTTGTAATCCTGTCTATTTTCCCATTACTTATAGTTATTATAAGTATGTTGGTCCTAATAGAGACcaatacttattaaaatttaaaaggaataatACTGGCAAGTTACAGAAGACAATTTCTAGGCAAGCACAGAAATTGTAATTATAAGTGGGAAGAGAAAACATACGGGGAAAAAATGCAAAgtaattgtattagtttcctgtggcggTTACTAcaaactttgtggcttaaaacagcacaaataTATTCTTAGATGTACTGGGCCTGAAGTCCAATATTAGTATCACTGGGCCAAAATTGAGGCACTGGCAAGAGACGTGCTCACTCTGAAGGTTCTGCACGGCTGTGCCCCTTGCACGTTCACCTGGTGGCTGCCAGTGTGTCTTGCTGTGAACAGATCACCTTCAGCACAGGGATCAGTATTTTCAAAACTCTCTCTGTTCCATCTTCACATGGtcctttcctctgcctcctcttaGAAAGATACACGTGTTTGCATTCAGGGTCTATCCaaataatccagaataatttCCCCATCTTGAGattcttaatttaattacattcaAAAATACCCCCCCTTTGATCCCTATATAAGGTAACATCCAAAGGGATCAGGCTTTAGATATTTtgaggaggcttttttttttttaacattttggtcaaattttatttttttaaagcaacaggtCAATGTTATAATTCAATTTATCTAAATATACATTTGGCAATGTAGTATATAGTGAAAAAAATTTCTGCAAACACCCTCACACATATCATCTCAAAATACCCAAAAGGTAAATCACTTCTGCAAGCCTTTTGTTAACTGGACTCATGTAACTAAAACTGAAGATTTATTGGTGTGAAAAATATGTGTAGTACAGTAGTATGAATCTTGGGTATTGAGCATAATCGATTGAAACAAGAAGAGGTTAGAAATAAAGAGGTGGAAAAAGTGAGTGTGTGGGGGAGCATGTGTACctatggggtggaggggtgggtggtGAAAATATATACGCCGATTGACCTAAGAGCCACGGAGATACCTAACTTGTTCAGTTGAAACCAGACATTATATCATTACTACCTTTTTCAAAAGGCACTAAAACTGACAATTTCAATAGTCCATAAAccatatacattttaatgtaaaaagaaattaactatgtgcaaaaaactatttttctttagcTCAGTTTCAGCACCCAAAGGATGAAAGACCCATCCATAATCatagctaataaaataaaatgaatggcaTTGGAATCAGTTGTTCTTACCCACTGAGGtttataaaatctattaaaaaatctGATATTATAACAATAAAGTCATAGTTctgatttaatttcctttaaattcttctaaaatattttttaaattataatttttttcatgctACTGAATCTGATTCCAGTCTTTTTCATCATTTAGTATATTGGCTACCAGTTCTaatcagggaaaaataaaaacctcttggAAAGCTCTTCATTATGACAGCATGTTCAGCAGAAGTAAGTGATGTGCAGGCAAACCGTAAAGGTGCAGCTCCCCCGAATGCACATTTTGTTGATTGTCCTCTGTCAACATTTTCCATCATGATCTTGACAGAGACTCTGTCAATCTTGTGAGCACTGGTGCGCAGCCTCACTAGCGTGTAGTTTCACACCTTGGAGAGGAAGACTCGCTCACAGCTAGAGAAAAGCTCCAGGAGTTGAAGTCTTAATTCCTGAAAAACCTTACATCCTGCAGAGCAAGaaaacacttttccttttttttttttgcatcttaaAAATGTGTCAGAAACATACACTAAAGTAGACCACTTaatcctcatttatttattttgcaaatttggtcccaaaatgtttctggaagatAGACATTTTAAAGGAGCCACTGCTGGGCAGGCTTTCAGTGCAGCCGCTAAAGGAAGGCAGCTGGCTGTTCTGTTCCGTGGCTTTATCCAGGCACTGGTTACTGTTCACACGCTACAGGGTTCGTTTTACGGGGCTGTACTCCAGAAGTTGGTTGTCTTTTATGTCGTGGATTTGAGCATTGTGATCAAGCCATTAAGTTTGGAAACATCCAAATAAAAGTAATCTGTTCTAATTTCTTTATTGTCTGCATATGGGACAACCTGATTACATCCCACAACCATACAGCTAAAAGTTCCAAGCTTTTCATCCTCTTTTATGGCTATGCTATTCAGACATtgatttatttctacattttgtaTCTCTCCCAAAGATAAATAGTGGTGCAGCATTTGAGAATCAGGATAAATATTCTGTAGGCATCAAGAGAAAGATTTGCATTGAAGTTCGTGTCTTAAACCACATCTTGTTGATGTATGTCCATAGTCTACCTTTGTAACACCTTGGGAAATTACACAGAAGAAATTCTGGAGTTCATCTATCCAAATATATTCAAGTCATCTGTCTTGTACTTCAGAAACATAAGAAGTACAGATTTCCAAATGGAAACAAGTAGCAAAATGTAAATGAGTAGCAACTTGCAAAGTATGACTGCAGTGCCCAACATATAGAAAATTTCTGTGTTTGCTCCTCCTCGAATATCCATTCGGGCATTGTATCAGTTGCTGGGAtcgccataacaaagtaccacagaccgAGTGGCTTTATACAGCATGAATTTGTTGTCTTACAGCCATGAAGGGTAGAAGTGTGAAATCAAGGCGCGCACACGGAGTCAGGAGAAAATTGGGTGTAGCTGTACTTCCACCAGACAAAGAAGATTACACAATAAAAAATCTAACAAAtgacaaagatggacattttataatgataaaggggacaatacatttaaaaggcaTAAAACTTATCGATATATATGCACTCAATCTGGGagcatcaaaatatataaagcaacctCTAACAAAACTAAAGAcagaaactggggaaaaaaagcacagcCATAGCAGGGGACCTAACTAACCCATTGACAGAAAGATATGAGTAGAtaatccaaacagaaaatcaataagaaaatattggTCTTAAATGACATATTAGAACAAATGGCATAATAGATATTTaaagagcctttcatcccagaacaCCAAATTACACATTATTCTCTAGTGCATGTAGAACATTCTCAAGGATAGGTCATACGTTGCAACACAAACctggacaaattttaaaaaactgaaatcataccaagcatattctccaaccacaatgctttaaaatggaaaatcaacagcaaaaagaaagtgaGTAAAActacaaatatgtggagattaaaccaCATGCTGCTCAACAACAACTGGgtcaaagagaaaattaaaggagAGATCGAAAGATGCACAGAGATAAGTGAGAATGCCAACACAAGGTATCAAAACTTTCGGGGACAGCAAAAGCAATAATAAGAGAGTTTATGTCATTATAGGCctcaataaatgagaaaaattccaaataaaaactgAACGTTTCcccttaaagaactagaaaaaagcaaacaaatccaATAGAGAAGAATTAATGCAATAAAAAGCTGgtactttgaaaacattaataatattgacaaacctctggttagcctcactaaggaaaaaagataaaaagacttaaaatcagaaataaaagagaagatagagtgaacaccacagaaatacaaacatgCAAGAATAATATAAAACCAATATAACACAAAActcaataacctagaagaaatggacaagtTCTTAGAAATAGATAATCTTAGACTGAATCACAAAGAACTGGAAAGTCTAAATAGCCCGATCAATAGTAAGGAAATTAAAGCAATCATCAGAACCTCCCAAAAGTATAAGTCCAGCACAAGATgacttcactagtgaattctaccaaacattcaaaaatgtttaataccTATCCTTCCAACGTCTtccaaaaatatgaagaaggaacaatacttcctaactcattttatgaggtcaaaaTTACCCTGGTATCAAAACCTAGCAAagataatacaaaaaaagaaaactacagatacATATCTTTGTTGactatagatgcaaaaatcctaaaaaatacattagcaaatcaaatacaaaaatacatttaaaaagacataatcACAATCAGTGGGATTAattccaggggcacaaggatggttcaacatatgcaaattgaTTAAAGTGATACTCCACATAAAATCatatgataatatcaatagatgcataaacATGCATTGACAAGATACtacatttatttatcattaaGACTCTCCATAGCATGGGTGTAAAAGAAGAGTAACTCAACATacaagggggaccccccaaaatcagatttttcttctggaaggtggggcccttgtagtacaggtttatccctgctaggtgagtgttctagaaacccatccataccagtgtaccagctggcattgttgtgagaggctgtgttcagcttcagtgaattttttttagtctctcaacatgtttgcccattcaGGATgcgtgatttacgagtgcacctatGCACACCACACTgagagttcagcagtttttgaccaacaGCGacatgactcccatgccccactctccctgTTTACCCGGTCTTGCCGCAAgcaactttcttttgtttccaaggatgaaaaagtcctcaaagggaaacattttactgatgtggaagaaataaaacaaaattgaaggTGTGAGGTGGGGGTCAGTGGGGCTAGGAAGATCagtggggagaaatggagaccactgtacttgaacaacaataaaaaaaaaggagaaatttgaaaaaggcacaataaaataattaattgctGGCCATGTATATATGGAAAGTAATAGATGAAAACTTGTTAACCCAGTAAAGGCTAAATTAgcaaacacaacagaaaagattattacaagtaatgaatgactaaaacatttttaattgaaattataaaTAGGAAAGGAAGTGATACCTATTGCCATTAATAATGTTTATTCCTTGATTAAAATAACTCATGAATTAATACTGATATCTTTAGTTCAAAGAGAGCACTATAGTGTTTATCAACATTTCTATCTTACATCTATAACTTCTTTTCTTGACACTGAATTCCTGATTCTCATGTATACTGGAGATGACAGAATTATAATATCATGTACTTGTTCATCTGCTTTATCCCACATTACGCAGAAATCATTTTTGGAGTAATATACTACCAGTAATgtagttattaaaaatgtttgaaatattctATGTACTTCTCCTATttgtttcccattttaaaatataaaacttttgttCTTTGAAACAGTTGcatgtttttagaaaaaaaattgcaaagatagtacagaaaaTCCTGTATAACcctctgtctttaatttttccCTAC contains the following coding sequences:
- the AADACL2 gene encoding arylacetamide deacetylase-like 2, with product MTGFKALCLGLFCVLCATHIHIPIPSNIEERWKVMALDAIARTCTFMGRCFENIGVMKFEEFISMIFRLDYTQPLSDEYITVTDTAFAGVPVRLYLPKRESETPRRAVIYIHGGAYCFGSFKQTGFDFLNRWTANKLDAVVVAVDYRLAPQHRFPAQFEDSITAVKFFLQDKILTKYGVDPTRVCISGDSAGGRLAAAVTQQVQNDLEIKHKIKAQALLYPTLQIIDSYLPSLRESENGIIITREIAIKLLSLYLSEDETLPEAMRRNQYMPVESRHLFKFVNWSILLPKKYRKDHVYTEPILGRTNYSLPALTDVRVSPLLASDSQLQNLPLTYVLTCQYDILRDDGLMYVSRLQNVGVQVTHDHIEDGFHGALSYMTPPLYLHLSARIRDMYIGWLDNNL